In the genome of Synchiropus splendidus isolate RoL2022-P1 chromosome 13, RoL_Sspl_1.0, whole genome shotgun sequence, the window ACACAATCTTATCGAGACTTTTGCACAATATTTGCTTTACAATGAGTGGATCAGCCTGATGAACTGTGTAGAGGTGAACGCCACCGTCTGACAAACAAGCCTATTGACCTACATTTGTAGCatcaaaaaacacatcagaggtGAAAGAAAAATAGTGTGGCAGGGCAGAATTATGATGACTGCTGTTTGGATACATTAAAGTTCAGTTTAGTTCTCAGAATGCTGTGTTCTTCAGTTGGTTGTCTACTCTTTTTGTTGGATTATTTCAAGCCTCTCTGTCATTGTTTTTGAAGAAATTTCATCCACCATGAGAAGAAGAACAATAGTGGAGCAGGAAGAGACCAAAAATGAACAACAATGATCATAttttcttgaaataaaatgcagtgTAAAAATAGACAATAAATGAACTCATGATACATGGGGTCTTAATGaatatcaaaataaattaatttttgACATATATTTTGGAACTGTATAACTGTTGACTTCATCCCTATCCGAGatcaaaaacatatatttaataGCATGCTGTTGTAAGGCTCCAAACTCTCACCGAACAGTCCACATTAAATGTAATTGCAAGGTGACATTTATCATAACTAATAAGATAAACATGATGgggaaaaataacaaataaaaaaagaaacaataaatgaACAGAGTTTTTAATATCCCACATAGCAGGTGTGatcatttgtcattttatacattatatatatgggaaaaaaaaacatttcaaggtAATTGGAATCAGTCACTGGTGCTTTCAGCTCCCTTTCATATTAAACAAAAAGTATAAACATGACCCCAGAAATGAGAAATTCCCACCGTCCTCTGTGTTTTACTGGCCTTATCTGAAAAGTAATGCAGTATTTTACTGATGAAATAACTGTGTTCACCGGTGCAAGACTTTATTATGTTTAtatctgaagtaaaaaaaagtcaacattgGACACTGACTGCTTCCACCACCTGTACATTCTGCTCTTGGTTGAACTGACACATAAACCTTGTGGGATCAAGACAACACTCTTATTAGATCGTCTTCATCATTGTCTACGACGCCTTGTGTGGGACTCTCACAGGTGGCCATTAGGCCCAGACTGAGCTCAGCCAGTTCCTCGCAGCTCATATCAGTGGTCACCAGGATCTTGGTTTCCAGGCGGTTACACAGCGTCCTGTATGACGGTAGGGGGTATCCTACTTCTCTCAAATACTCGTAACCTTTGGTGCCAACAGCACACCGTATCTTTCTGGCCTTCAGAATGGTGTCTGGAGACCAAACGGCACGGCGAGAGCGCTTCGTGAGCGACAGTGCTCGGATCTGGTCCTCATACAAGAAGTTCTGGAGTCCTTTTTCTATCCGATCAAGGCGATACAGgcgcttcttcatctcctctgccTGACAGACAAGACAATGGAAAATCAAtctcaatgaagaaaaaaattgtCACTGTTCATGTGTAAAATTCAAGGATGACAAGAAAAATCCCACCTCCTTTTGCAAGCGTGCGGTTTGCTGCATCTCTTTGTCGAGTTGCTTCTTCAGCAGCTGGCACTGTGTGCAGGACTGTTGGTCTTCAGCTGAGCCtcccatttcttcttcttcacagccaTGCAGTGGATTCCTCctggcatagccatggtccccAACGTTAAGATCCTTTTCCACTACCAACAAAACATAACCATTAAGAAGGGTGTtagacattttcctttttttctacttactaaaaaaaaagtacaattaaCA includes:
- the si:ch73-382f3.1 gene encoding 52 kDa repressor of the inhibitor of the protein kinase, with translation MGGCSAPNCSNSTSIGKQLFRFPKDPLRKKKWVVNCRRDFEPTPHSRLCQDHFELSQFEEIARSPAGGKKLKPNAIPTLFNHGEPPFPVVITPHIIQPPKPELVEKDLNVGDHGYARRNPLHGCEEEEMGGSAEDQQSCTQCQLLKKQLDKEMQQTARLQKEAEEMKKRLYRLDRIEKGLQNFLYEDQIRALSLTKRSRRAVWSPDTILKARKIRCAVGTKGYEYLREVGYPLPSYRTLCNRLETKILVTTDMSCEELAELSLGLMATCESPTQGVVDNDEDDLIRVLS